The Daucus carota subsp. sativus chromosome 7, DH1 v3.0, whole genome shotgun sequence genome window below encodes:
- the LOC108195821 gene encoding trihelix transcription factor ENAP1 yields MDDAEDPYSESRGFESSQCPKIRVRNVSYPRNDGDQYVEGDDDTEVDEPNEEEEEEEGDGNEEDIIQLNGKAEDVSDEDDVLDEEGNEDGDDSDHDDENNSNDYRRIESDLHRQPKKRKMKSLLSSYEFAPRVPAPLAMTKSVPKPSHGGRNALSDWTEHETFVLLDAWGDRFLQRGRKSLRSEEWQEVAEKVSQQSKLVRTDTQCRNRLDTLKKKYKKEKMKLQGMMDTTSKWVYFKKMNMLLSSTPQQPRLSRRVNSVNSEYVTQYTRVPLNRACGIDELSNSPENSESVEAEEKGSDLLPPKRTSRVDGGSFRLLAESITKFSDIYEKIESSKRKQMLELERMRMDFFRELEMQKRQILERASAEIASIRRGDDEQNDDSAENFSN; encoded by the coding sequence ATGGATGATGCTGAGGACCCTTATTCTGAGTCTCGAGGTTTTGAGTCGTCACAGTGTCCCAAGATTCGTGTCCGGAATGTATCTTATCCTCGCAATGATGGTGATCAATATGTGGAAGGTGATGATGACACCGAAGTTGACGAACCaaatgaagaagaggaagaggaagaaggTGATGGTAATGAGGAAGATATTATTCAGCTGAATGGTAAGGCCGAAGATGTCAGTGATGAAGATGATGTTCTAGATGAAGAGGGAAATGAGGATGGGGATGATAGCGATCATGATGACGAAAATAATTCAAATGATTATAGGAGGATAGAAAGTGATCTACACAGACAACcgaagaagaggaagatgaagagcttgctatcAAGTTATGAATTTGCTCCTCGAGTTCCAGCTCCTTTAGCTATGACTAAATCAGTTCCAAAGCCATCTCATGGTGGTCGGAATGCACTTTCAGACTGGACTGAACACGAGACTTTTGTTCTACTAGATGCTTGGGGTGATAGGTTTCTTCAGCGTGGAAGGAAGAGCCTTAGATCTGAAGAATGGCAAGAAGTTGCGGAGAAGGTCTCACAGCAATCAAAACTTGTAAGGACTGACACTCAGTGTCGTAACCGTTTAGATACATTGAAGAAGAAGTACAAAAAGGAGAAGATGAAGCTACAGGGAATGATGGATACAACTAGTAAATGGGTGTACTTTAAAAAGATGAACATGTTATTGTCATCAACGCCACAGCAACCAAGGCTTTCACGTAGAGTGAATTCTGTGAACTCTGAGTATGTTACCCAGTACACCAGGGTACCCTTGAATCGCGCCTGTGGTATAGATGAGTTGAGTAATAGTCCAGAAAATTCAGAATCTGTCGAGGCCGAGGAAAAGGGTTCAGATCTGCTTCCACCAAAGCGAACAAGCAGAGTGGATGGAGGTTCTTTCAGATTGCTTGCAGAATCTATTAcaaaatttagtgatatttatgAGAAGATTGAGAGTAGCAAAAGGAAACAGATGTTAGAGTTGGAAAGAATGAGGATGGACTTCTTCCGTGAACTGGAAATGCAGAAGAGGCAGATATTAGAAAGAGCAAGCGCGGAGATTGCAAGTATACGCCGAGGAGATGATGAACAGAATGACGATTCTGCTGAGAATTTCAGTAATTGA